Proteins co-encoded in one Ruegeria sp. YS9 genomic window:
- a CDS encoding DUF3726 domain-containing protein: protein MTFSLNEVEATAKRATRGAGYAWGVAEEAAKATRWLCVQGFDGPAILAQLLEQEFAPHLEHHVPEARDGMWTGARDLCPLMTGSALSDFPDALSQDKVLISNVAAPLLLLPFVATMAKKRKSTVEITLDGFSVTTDGVHLSCEEFGMDRANRVGITEIDQIRPARSMHSRATPDPGAWKLLNTVAHRTYAPATEQSQLLGAGSGLSDND, encoded by the coding sequence ATGACCTTCTCGTTGAACGAAGTGGAAGCCACTGCCAAACGCGCAACCCGTGGGGCTGGATATGCCTGGGGTGTGGCGGAAGAAGCCGCGAAAGCAACCCGATGGCTTTGCGTTCAGGGGTTTGACGGACCAGCGATCCTGGCCCAGTTGCTTGAGCAGGAATTTGCGCCGCACCTGGAACATCACGTCCCAGAGGCCCGGGACGGTATGTGGACCGGTGCCCGGGATCTGTGTCCCCTTATGACCGGATCGGCATTATCAGATTTCCCGGACGCCCTGTCACAAGACAAAGTTCTGATTTCCAATGTTGCCGCACCTCTTCTGTTGCTGCCCTTTGTCGCCACCATGGCGAAAAAGCGGAAATCGACTGTGGAAATCACTTTGGACGGGTTTTCCGTGACCACTGATGGTGTTCATCTGAGCTGTGAAGAATTCGGAATGGACAGGGCAAACCGCGTCGGGATAACCGAAATCGACCAAATCAGACCCGCCCGCTCCATGCACAGCCGCGCCACCCCGGATCCGGGGGCGTGGAAGCTCCTCAACACCGTGGCGCATCGCACCTATGCCCCCGCAACTGAACAATCCCAACTGCTTGGCGCTGGTTCAGGCTTGTCAGACAACGATTGA
- a CDS encoding aldehyde dehydrogenase family protein — MTKLNLIAGEWLAGESEIENRNPSDLSDLVGMFAQASADQLEATLDQARVAQLEWAAYGLERKQAVLNAIGNELMARAEELGTLLSREEGKPLAEGKGEVYRAGQFFTYYAAECLRQIGENADSVRPDIEVDVRREAVGVVAIISPWNFPTATASWKIAPALCYGNAVVWKPANITPASAVALTEIIARQDIPKGLFSLVMGSGRSIGQRLVESPKVNAISFTGSVPVGKGIAAAAIQNLTKVQMEMGSKNALAVMDDADLDLAVTLALGGAFGGTGQKCTASSRLVVHAGIHDAFVEKLVAGAQAMKVGHALEDGVQMGPVVSQQQLNENLAYVDLGKSEGAELACGGQRLEMPHDGFYMSPGVFLNTTNDMRINREEMFAPLTSVIKVGSYDEALSVVNDTNFGLTSGIVTKSLARATHFRRNARTGVVTVNLPTAGTDYHVPFGGRGDSSYGPREQGKAAAEFYTTVKTAYISAGPV, encoded by the coding sequence GTGACCAAACTGAATCTGATTGCCGGCGAATGGCTGGCGGGCGAAAGCGAAATTGAAAACCGCAATCCATCGGACCTGAGCGATCTGGTCGGTATGTTCGCGCAGGCCAGTGCCGATCAGCTTGAGGCAACGCTGGATCAGGCGCGTGTGGCACAGTTGGAGTGGGCTGCCTACGGGTTGGAGCGCAAGCAGGCCGTACTGAACGCCATCGGCAATGAACTGATGGCCCGCGCCGAGGAACTCGGCACTCTGCTGAGCCGTGAAGAAGGAAAACCGCTGGCCGAGGGCAAGGGCGAGGTCTACCGCGCCGGTCAGTTCTTCACCTACTATGCGGCCGAATGTCTGCGACAGATCGGAGAGAACGCCGATTCCGTGCGCCCGGACATCGAGGTTGACGTGCGCCGCGAGGCTGTTGGCGTGGTTGCCATCATCAGCCCGTGGAACTTCCCCACCGCAACGGCTTCGTGGAAGATCGCCCCGGCGCTTTGCTATGGCAACGCGGTAGTGTGGAAGCCCGCCAACATCACCCCTGCCTCGGCCGTGGCCCTGACCGAAATCATCGCGCGGCAAGACATCCCCAAGGGTCTGTTCAGCCTGGTGATGGGCTCGGGCCGTTCCATCGGTCAGCGTCTGGTGGAAAGCCCCAAGGTCAATGCGATTTCATTCACCGGATCGGTTCCCGTGGGTAAAGGCATTGCTGCTGCGGCCATCCAGAACCTGACCAAGGTGCAGATGGAAATGGGGTCCAAAAACGCGCTGGCCGTGATGGACGATGCCGATCTGGATCTGGCGGTGACGCTGGCGCTGGGCGGGGCATTCGGCGGCACCGGTCAGAAGTGCACGGCTTCGTCGCGTCTGGTCGTCCACGCGGGCATCCATGATGCCTTCGTCGAAAAGCTGGTGGCCGGTGCACAGGCGATGAAAGTCGGCCACGCGCTGGAGGACGGCGTTCAGATGGGTCCGGTCGTCAGCCAGCAGCAGTTGAATGAAAACCTCGCCTATGTCGATCTGGGCAAATCCGAAGGCGCCGAGCTGGCCTGTGGTGGTCAGCGGCTGGAGATGCCCCATGACGGTTTCTACATGTCGCCGGGGGTGTTCCTGAACACCACCAACGATATGCGCATCAACCGCGAAGAAATGTTCGCACCGCTGACCAGTGTCATCAAGGTCGGCAGCTATGACGAGGCGCTGAGCGTCGTGAACGACACCAATTTCGGCCTGACCTCGGGCATCGTGACCAAGTCGCTGGCTCGCGCAACCCATTTCCGCCGCAACGCACGCACCGGCGTGGTGACGGTGAACCTGCCCACCGCAGGCACCGATTACCACGTGCCATTCGGCGGTCGGGGTGACAGTTCGTACGGTCCCCGCGAACAGGGCAAAGCAGCAGCCGAGTTCTACACGACCGTCAAAACCGCCTATATCAGCGCCGGCCCCGTCTGA
- a CDS encoding Ldh family oxidoreductase translates to MTETRTLSLAEIEELSFNALVAAGTSEENARPLAVATAATEADGVASHGLAYIPIYCEHVQCGKVDGQAKPALETPRPGLIRVDAKTGFAHSAIDLGFEALIPAAQEQGIAALAITNSYNCGVLGYHTYRLAQAGLVGLGFTNAPASIAPSGGSKPVVGTNPFSIAAPGTDGQPALLIDQSASTIAKSEVMKHAREGKAIPVGWALDADGNPTTDPNVGLKGSMAPSGGYKGVGVALLTEVMAAALTGSTLGLNASPFSGTAGGPPKTGQFFIAIDPVASSAGLFSNAMATLVESIRAQDGAHLPGDGRRKNRLSSSKAGVAVNSATLSKIEAILGSG, encoded by the coding sequence ATGACCGAAACCAGAACTCTCTCGCTTGCCGAAATAGAAGAGCTGTCATTCAATGCGCTGGTGGCCGCCGGCACAAGCGAAGAAAATGCACGCCCTCTGGCTGTTGCCACAGCCGCGACCGAGGCAGACGGCGTGGCCAGCCATGGGCTGGCGTATATCCCGATCTATTGCGAGCATGTTCAATGCGGCAAGGTGGACGGTCAGGCAAAACCGGCCCTTGAAACCCCGCGTCCGGGCCTCATCCGGGTCGATGCCAAAACCGGGTTTGCACATTCGGCCATTGATCTGGGTTTTGAGGCGCTGATCCCGGCGGCACAGGAACAGGGCATCGCCGCATTGGCGATTACAAACAGCTACAATTGCGGTGTGCTGGGTTATCACACGTATCGGCTGGCCCAGGCAGGGCTGGTCGGATTGGGGTTCACCAATGCGCCAGCATCCATCGCACCTTCGGGCGGATCGAAACCTGTTGTTGGCACCAATCCTTTCTCGATCGCGGCACCGGGTACGGATGGTCAACCCGCACTGCTGATTGATCAAAGCGCCAGCACCATCGCCAAAAGCGAAGTGATGAAGCATGCACGGGAAGGAAAGGCCATTCCCGTCGGATGGGCGCTGGACGCTGACGGCAACCCGACAACGGACCCTAACGTCGGTCTGAAAGGCAGCATGGCCCCGTCCGGCGGCTACAAAGGCGTGGGTGTTGCTTTGCTGACCGAAGTCATGGCCGCAGCCCTTACCGGATCTACACTTGGGTTGAACGCATCGCCTTTTTCCGGAACGGCCGGTGGCCCCCCAAAGACCGGGCAGTTTTTCATTGCGATTGATCCCGTGGCGTCGTCCGCAGGTTTGTTTTCAAATGCCATGGCAACTCTGGTTGAGTCGATCAGAGCTCAGGACGGTGCGCATCTGCCCGGCGATGGCCGCCGCAAGAACCGGCTTTCGTCAAGCAAAGCGGGAGTCGCAGTGAACTCCGCAACCCTGTCAAAGATTGAAGCGATTTTGGGCTCCGGCTAG
- a CDS encoding adenylate/guanylate cyclase domain-containing protein yields MSQDLRGWLSANGLNEYAQAFIDNKIDFSILPDLTAEDLIEIGVTAVGDRRRLLRAIEQLDSTHTAAEPEPTAPHEPARRQVTVMFADLTGFTKISSELDAEDLHALLNQFFSKVDNVVEKYGGRIDKHIGDAVMAVFGAPISHTNDTERAARAAAEIHAVLSTLSPPLSCHIGISSGQVIASTTGSQSHTEYTVTGDGVNLASRLTDISAAGETLVSHDIQRALGPLFVGDSIGVKAIKGLNEPVEVWRLDRLARNIRTRRHKFIGREREMSIFSATFDRCQRHGKGEVHIVLGEPGIGKTHLSEQVAELATNLSYKIHNGVVVDFGAREGHSAIQTVARSILGLEASDGAETGAAVAKDAISRGWVSPSNAAHLNALLELEQDPGLAEVYAVMDNKTRLRGRRQVLEELLSASSQESPLLIQIEDIHWATPDILTACSHIAAATRNIPCVLMMSSRAEGDPIDRDWQMATDGALVSKLELAPMGEEHVRQLVEEFRAIDQDLLETCVQRAGGNPLFLEQLLRNTDVLKQESVPGSIQGIVQSRLDALDRASRTALQAASVLGQRFSPEVLNFVLGEGHLDTSNLIRSALIREAGPDLMFAHALIRDGSYATLVKSERARLHRQAAQWFEDRDVTLRAQHLDRAGANNAAQAYLEAADKLIQAFRFDDASPLIERALELPSPAGVRFDLLCARGETHRLQGLSNEALDEFKDAASLAETDEQIARAHIGLAQAARQASLYQDALEALDIAEAAAQRCGSEEDEAQISYVRGNVYFPLGRNKEALKANERALLLARKLESPRLEVGALSGFGDANFMKASMKTAAGFYTQAAERAREKGLVRDLAANLHNLSVARSYTGDVGQGRADANEAIEISQTYFAFVPECVAQTCLGVAETFLGSLDRALEAFGVSAEIAERVGAKRLEAQALEHMARTQVYAGQVGRSRETGLRAVEIALEHGRNFVGPKALSALAMAETDPDEQTRLLKLGSEIIAEGCVGHSHLHFFPDASAVMLARGDWDAAIEYADGLAAFTKNEPLPMVDLSIRQARLLAESGKQKIPPSQHSGFADLNEQFAAMGITQSLLGRADFLAE; encoded by the coding sequence ATGTCTCAAGACCTGAGGGGCTGGCTGAGCGCAAATGGATTGAACGAGTACGCGCAGGCCTTCATTGACAACAAGATCGACTTTTCCATTCTGCCAGATTTGACGGCAGAGGATCTGATCGAAATCGGCGTGACTGCTGTCGGCGATCGTCGGCGGCTTTTGCGTGCCATCGAGCAACTTGATTCCACCCACACCGCGGCCGAACCTGAACCAACGGCACCGCATGAACCCGCGCGGCGGCAGGTCACGGTGATGTTTGCTGACCTGACCGGGTTCACGAAAATTTCCAGTGAGCTGGATGCCGAGGATCTGCACGCGCTGCTCAATCAGTTCTTCAGCAAAGTGGACAATGTGGTCGAAAAATACGGCGGTCGTATCGACAAGCATATTGGTGATGCGGTCATGGCTGTTTTCGGGGCGCCGATCTCACATACAAACGACACCGAAAGGGCAGCACGCGCTGCGGCTGAAATTCACGCGGTTCTTTCGACGTTGTCGCCGCCGCTTTCCTGCCATATCGGCATCTCTTCGGGTCAGGTCATTGCCAGTACAACCGGCAGCCAGTCACATACGGAATACACGGTGACAGGAGATGGCGTAAACTTGGCCTCCCGTCTCACGGACATATCAGCGGCAGGGGAAACGCTGGTCTCACATGACATTCAACGCGCGCTGGGTCCGTTGTTCGTGGGCGACTCCATCGGGGTCAAGGCGATCAAGGGGCTGAACGAACCAGTTGAGGTCTGGCGTCTGGACCGGCTGGCCAGGAACATTCGAACGAGACGGCACAAATTCATCGGGCGCGAGCGCGAGATGTCGATTTTCTCGGCCACATTCGACCGATGCCAACGCCATGGCAAAGGAGAAGTTCATATCGTTCTGGGCGAACCCGGAATTGGAAAAACCCACCTGTCCGAGCAGGTGGCGGAACTGGCCACCAACCTGTCCTACAAAATCCACAACGGCGTTGTGGTGGATTTCGGTGCGCGCGAAGGTCATTCAGCCATTCAGACCGTCGCCCGCAGCATTCTGGGACTTGAAGCGTCAGATGGGGCGGAAACAGGGGCGGCTGTCGCAAAAGACGCGATCAGCAGGGGCTGGGTCAGTCCTTCCAACGCCGCGCATCTCAATGCCTTGCTTGAGCTTGAGCAAGACCCGGGTCTGGCCGAGGTCTATGCCGTGATGGACAACAAGACCCGTCTGCGAGGACGGCGTCAGGTTCTTGAGGAACTGCTTTCGGCCAGCAGCCAGGAATCGCCCCTACTTATTCAGATTGAGGACATCCACTGGGCGACCCCTGACATCCTGACGGCCTGTTCGCATATCGCCGCAGCGACGCGGAACATTCCCTGTGTGTTGATGATGTCCAGTCGGGCCGAAGGCGATCCGATCGACAGGGACTGGCAGATGGCGACGGACGGCGCGCTGGTGTCAAAGCTGGAACTGGCGCCAATGGGAGAGGAGCATGTCAGACAACTGGTCGAAGAGTTCCGGGCCATCGATCAGGATTTGCTGGAGACATGTGTCCAACGGGCGGGCGGCAACCCGTTGTTTCTGGAACAGCTGTTGCGCAACACAGACGTACTCAAGCAGGAAAGTGTGCCCGGAAGTATTCAGGGTATCGTCCAGTCGCGATTGGATGCGTTGGATCGCGCCAGTCGAACCGCCCTTCAGGCCGCATCGGTTCTGGGGCAAAGGTTCTCGCCCGAAGTTCTGAATTTCGTTCTGGGCGAAGGACATCTGGATACGAGTAACCTGATCCGGTCGGCGCTGATCCGAGAGGCCGGACCTGATCTCATGTTTGCCCACGCGCTGATCCGGGACGGGTCCTATGCTACTTTGGTCAAATCCGAACGGGCCCGTCTGCATCGACAGGCGGCACAGTGGTTCGAGGATCGAGACGTCACCTTGCGCGCCCAGCATCTGGACCGGGCCGGGGCCAATAACGCAGCGCAAGCCTATCTGGAGGCTGCGGATAAATTGATCCAAGCCTTCCGGTTCGACGATGCCAGCCCGCTGATCGAGCGTGCTTTGGAATTGCCGTCCCCGGCGGGTGTCCGATTTGACCTGCTGTGCGCGCGGGGCGAAACGCATCGGTTGCAGGGGTTGTCAAACGAAGCTTTGGACGAGTTCAAGGACGCGGCCAGTTTGGCGGAAACCGATGAACAAATCGCCCGGGCCCATATCGGGCTGGCGCAGGCGGCGCGGCAAGCAAGCCTGTATCAGGACGCGCTGGAAGCGCTCGACATTGCTGAGGCAGCAGCACAGCGCTGCGGGTCCGAGGAAGATGAGGCCCAGATAAGCTATGTGCGCGGCAACGTCTACTTCCCGCTGGGACGGAACAAAGAAGCGCTGAAGGCCAACGAGCGGGCGCTCTTGCTTGCCCGCAAACTGGAATCCCCGCGCCTTGAAGTTGGGGCGCTGAGTGGGTTTGGCGACGCCAATTTCATGAAAGCCTCGATGAAGACGGCGGCGGGGTTCTATACCCAAGCCGCTGAACGGGCGCGTGAAAAAGGGCTGGTTCGGGACCTTGCGGCAAATCTGCACAATCTCAGCGTGGCGCGCAGCTATACTGGGGATGTCGGTCAGGGCCGAGCAGATGCCAATGAGGCGATTGAAATCTCGCAGACGTATTTCGCATTTGTTCCGGAATGTGTTGCGCAAACATGTCTTGGTGTGGCCGAAACCTTTCTGGGCAGTCTCGACCGTGCGCTTGAAGCCTTTGGCGTCTCTGCCGAAATTGCCGAGCGCGTGGGCGCAAAACGCCTTGAAGCGCAGGCGTTGGAACACATGGCCAGAACGCAGGTTTATGCCGGCCAGGTTGGGCGCTCACGTGAAACCGGTCTGCGAGCAGTCGAAATCGCGCTTGAACATGGCCGGAATTTTGTTGGACCCAAGGCCCTGTCAGCACTGGCGATGGCCGAAACGGACCCGGATGAGCAAACACGCCTTTTGAAACTGGGTTCCGAGATCATCGCTGAGGGATGTGTCGGCCACAGCCATCTACATTTTTTCCCCGATGCCAGCGCTGTCATGCTGGCGCGCGGTGATTGGGATGCCGCAATTGAATATGCGGATGGGCTTGCCGCGTTCACCAAGAATGAGCCTTTGCCAATGGTTGACTTGTCCATTCGTCAAGCACGGCTATTGGCCGAGAGCGGGAAGCAGAAAATCCCACCCTCACAACATAGCGGATTTGCCGATCTGAATGAGCAGTTTGCAGCAATGGGCATCACGCAATCGTTGCTGGGCCGAGCGGATTTTCTGGCGGAATAG
- a CDS encoding LacI family DNA-binding transcriptional regulator yields the protein MNSETKRPLTLRDVSEASGVSEMTVSRVLRNRGDVSDATRTRVLAAAKELGYVPNKIAGALASSRVNLVAVIIPSLSNMVFPEVMTGINQVLEDTELQPVVGVTDYLPEKEEKVLYEMLSWRPSGVIIAGLEHTDAARAMLDSAGIPVVEIMDTDGKPVDAMVGISHRRAGREMAQAILKAGYQHIGFMGTKMPLDHRARKRFEGFTEVLGKHGIEIEDREFYSGGSALAKGREMTQAMLERSPDLDFLYYSNDMIGAGGLLYLLEQGVDIPGQIGLAGFNNVELLQGLPRKLATMDACRLDIGRQAAQIIAERLKDSESEIETRVTLTPKISYGDTLKRR from the coding sequence GTGAACAGTGAAACCAAACGCCCGCTTACCCTTCGTGATGTGTCCGAGGCTTCCGGTGTCTCAGAGATGACGGTGAGCCGGGTTCTGCGTAACAGGGGGGATGTTTCCGACGCCACCCGCACCCGCGTTCTGGCCGCCGCCAAAGAGCTGGGATATGTCCCCAACAAGATCGCGGGCGCGCTGGCATCCAGCCGGGTCAACCTGGTCGCGGTAATCATCCCCTCGCTTTCGAACATGGTATTTCCCGAGGTGATGACCGGCATCAATCAGGTGCTCGAAGATACCGAGTTGCAACCCGTGGTTGGAGTGACGGATTATCTGCCCGAAAAAGAAGAAAAAGTGCTGTACGAGATGCTCTCGTGGCGCCCCTCGGGCGTGATCATTGCAGGGCTGGAACACACCGACGCGGCCCGCGCCATGCTGGATTCAGCGGGCATTCCCGTGGTCGAGATCATGGATACCGACGGCAAACCTGTCGACGCGATGGTGGGGATTTCACACCGCCGGGCCGGGCGCGAGATGGCGCAGGCGATTCTGAAGGCCGGGTATCAGCATATCGGCTTCATGGGTACCAAGATGCCGCTGGATCACCGCGCCCGAAAACGCTTTGAAGGGTTTACCGAAGTGCTGGGCAAACACGGGATCGAGATCGAAGATCGCGAGTTCTATTCCGGCGGCTCTGCCCTGGCCAAAGGGCGCGAGATGACGCAGGCCATGCTTGAACGGTCGCCAGATCTGGATTTCCTGTATTATTCCAACGACATGATCGGCGCTGGTGGTCTGTTGTACCTGCTGGAACAGGGCGTGGATATTCCGGGGCAGATCGGTCTGGCCGGGTTCAACAACGTGGAACTTTTGCAGGGTCTGCCGCGAAAACTGGCGACGATGGATGCCTGTCGTCTGGACATAGGACGTCAGGCCGCACAGATCATCGCTGAACGCCTGAAGGATTCGGAGTCTGAAATCGAGACACGGGTCACCCTGACCCCCAAGATCAGCTATGGCGATACTCTGAAACGACGATGA
- a CDS encoding LysR family transcriptional regulator codes for MAVKVEMLRCFCTVAQTGNLAEAASRLGRTQSAVSMMLKQFEEHLGKKLFEGERKNHLSPLGQQVLDLALKQVRDFDQAVQNIELAAQAEHGLIRIVSVPSVGALVFPALLDHMTSRFPGLKIELRDGDSQQVLDAVAGDTSDIGIASGHHPLNGVSAEPLFQDRFGLVAASDHPLMTRAEPPAISDLVAEPFVRNALCDFIESAPFREILDGAEVTIHNTHSLITTVRAGQWITVLPQTVAQFIPDAVAFRPISDLPDRREVYLYVRERARFREISEACRSFVLSSGFGNASQVNA; via the coding sequence ATGGCCGTGAAAGTGGAAATGCTGCGGTGCTTTTGCACCGTGGCCCAAACCGGAAATCTTGCCGAGGCAGCCAGCCGTCTGGGCCGGACACAATCTGCCGTCTCAATGATGCTGAAACAATTCGAAGAGCATCTGGGCAAGAAACTGTTTGAAGGCGAACGGAAAAACCACCTTTCACCGCTGGGTCAGCAAGTTCTTGACCTCGCCCTCAAACAGGTGCGGGATTTTGATCAGGCCGTTCAGAACATTGAACTGGCGGCACAGGCCGAGCACGGGTTGATCCGTATCGTATCCGTGCCGTCCGTGGGGGCGTTGGTCTTTCCTGCCCTGCTGGATCATATGACGTCTCGCTTTCCCGGCCTGAAGATCGAGCTGCGAGACGGCGATTCGCAGCAGGTTCTGGATGCGGTTGCCGGCGACACGTCTGATATCGGCATTGCGTCCGGCCATCATCCACTGAACGGGGTCAGTGCAGAGCCGCTGTTTCAGGATCGCTTCGGGCTGGTTGCGGCATCGGATCATCCGCTGATGACGCGGGCAGAACCGCCAGCCATTTCGGATCTCGTGGCTGAGCCTTTCGTTCGAAACGCCCTGTGTGACTTTATCGAGTCCGCGCCTTTCCGAGAGATTCTGGACGGGGCCGAGGTTACCATTCACAACACGCATTCCCTGATCACGACGGTCAGGGCAGGCCAATGGATCACTGTCCTGCCGCAGACCGTCGCGCAATTCATCCCGGACGCAGTTGCCTTTCGTCCGATTTCGGATTTGCCGGACAGGCGCGAAGTGTATCTTTATGTCAGGGAAAGAGCGCGGTTTCGAGAAATCTCCGAGGCCTGCCGTTCATTTGTCCTGTCGAGCGGGTTTGGAAATGCAAGCCAGGTGAACGCATGA
- a CDS encoding dipeptidase, which yields MRIDGLQYANWSEKIFRQLREGGVDAIHVTISYHENFRETVLNFEKWNRWFEQYPDLIMKGRWASDIDTARETGRTAVFFGFQNPSPIEDDIGLVEILHDLGARFMQLTYNNQSLLATGCYEAEDTGITRMGKQVIKEMNRVGLVIDMSHSADRSTIEAAEVSDRPIAITHANPHEWSPALRNKRDDVIRAVTEKGGMLGFSVYPHHLKDKSDCTLESFCEMIARTADKYGAEHLGIGTDLCQDQPDSVVEWMRVGRWTKEIDYGEGSASAPGFPPMPGWFQDNRDFGNIEKGLRATGLNDDEVAGIMGRNWYRFFAENFVPQR from the coding sequence ATGCGGATCGACGGCCTGCAATATGCCAACTGGTCGGAAAAGATCTTCCGCCAGCTGCGCGAAGGGGGCGTGGACGCGATCCACGTCACCATCTCCTATCATGAGAATTTCCGCGAAACGGTTCTGAATTTCGAGAAATGGAACCGCTGGTTCGAGCAATACCCGGATCTGATCATGAAAGGCCGGTGGGCCAGCGACATCGACACGGCACGCGAAACGGGCCGGACCGCCGTGTTTTTCGGATTTCAGAACCCGTCGCCCATTGAAGACGATATCGGGCTGGTCGAAATCCTGCACGATCTGGGCGCGCGGTTCATGCAACTGACCTACAACAACCAATCCCTGCTGGCGACCGGTTGCTACGAGGCCGAAGACACCGGCATCACCCGCATGGGCAAGCAGGTCATCAAAGAGATGAACCGCGTGGGCCTTGTGATCGACATGAGCCATTCGGCAGACCGTTCCACGATCGAGGCGGCTGAAGTCTCGGACCGGCCCATCGCGATTACACATGCCAATCCGCACGAATGGTCCCCGGCCCTGCGCAACAAGCGGGATGACGTCATCCGCGCGGTAACGGAAAAAGGTGGGATGCTGGGCTTTTCGGTCTACCCTCACCACCTGAAAGACAAGTCCGATTGCACGCTGGAGAGCTTCTGCGAAATGATCGCCCGCACTGCCGACAAATACGGGGCCGAACATCTGGGGATCGGCACTGACTTGTGTCAGGATCAGCCCGACAGCGTCGTGGAATGGATGCGTGTGGGGCGTTGGACAAAAGAAATCGACTATGGCGAAGGCTCGGCCTCGGCTCCGGGATTCCCACCGATGCCGGGCTGGTTTCAGGACAACCGAGACTTTGGAAACATCGAAAAAGGGTTACGCGCGACCGGCCTGAACGATGACGAAGTGGCCGGGATCATGGGCAGGAACTGGTACCGGTTCTTTGCCGAGAACTTCGTCCCACAAAGGTAA